The proteins below are encoded in one region of Pseudophryne corroboree isolate aPseCor3 chromosome 8, aPseCor3.hap2, whole genome shotgun sequence:
- the LOC134947604 gene encoding zinc finger MYM-type protein 1-like, with translation MLGCYKFVVQLVLQKKIVEMVNSVSKCLQSKQTHLENAAKLICNAIESLTLFRNHFEEAKITAINMSEKWNVEAKFASKRRIRVKKQFDELCEDERLNDAESSFKVNIFCGCLDIIVAQLSNRFRSLDATVKKFKAILPSTLMTATDDELYVDAEQLIQHFSKDFTGSFSGQLLKFRSCLKPSISKLSTVEDMAKLLIVDDSVLSSSFTEVCTAIILFLFITVTVATAERSFSKLKIIKNYLCSTMAQERLQGLAILSIENERAKNLKLDKVIDEFAERKARKMNFQS, from the coding sequence ATGCTAGGATGTTATAAGTTTGTAGTACAGTTAGTACTTCAAAAAAAGATTGTTGAAATGGTCAATTCTGTCTCTAAATGCCTGCAGTCCAAACAAACACACTTAGAAAATGCTGCAAAATTAATCTGTAATGCAATAGAGTCACTGACTTTGTTTAGAAACCATTTTGAAGAAGCTAAAATTACTGCTATAAACATGTCTGAAAAGTGGAACGTGGAGGCCAAGTTTGCATCCAAAAGGAGAATAAGAGTAAAAAAACAATTTGATGAGTTGTGTGAGGATGAGAGGCTAAATGATGCGGAAAGTTCCTTTAAAGTAAATATTTTCTGTGGTTGTCTGGATATTATTGTGGCACAACTGTCTAATCGTTTCAGGAGTCTCGATGCCACAGTCAAAAAGTTTAAAGCAATTCTACCAAGCACACTTATGACAGCAACAGATGACGAGCTCTATGTAGATGCTGAACAGCTAATTCAACATTTCAGTAAAGACTTTACTGGGTCTTTCTCAGGGCAATTGCTCAAGTTCAGATCATGTTTAAAACCAAGCATTTCAAAGTTATCTACTGTGGAAGATATGGCAAAACTACTAATTGTTGACGATAGTGTGTTGTCTTCAAGTTTTACAGAAGTATGTACAgctattattttgtttctgttcatcaCAGTAACAGTAGCAACTGCTGAACGTTCATTCTCCAAACTTAAAATCATTAAAAATTACCTATGCAGCACAATGGCACAAGAGAGACTTCAAGGATTAGCAATATTATCCATCGAAAATGAAAGGGCAAAGAATCTTAAATTAGATAAGGTTATTGATGAATTTGCTGAGCGAAAAGCAAGGAAGATGAACTTCCAGTCATAG